The following coding sequences are from one Lolium rigidum isolate FL_2022 chromosome 6, APGP_CSIRO_Lrig_0.1, whole genome shotgun sequence window:
- the LOC124659898 gene encoding protein GL2-INTERACTING REPRESSOR 1-like has protein sequence MSRNGGKVSKLESLRLSLSRARGGGGGQSSSTTARPGGGGGGGANASSPHRLSSSSSSTASPPSSCVSSEGSPDAAAGPPMVLAGCPRCMMYVMLSREDPRCPRCHSAVLLDFNDDEQRRPRQRR, from the coding sequence ATGAGCAGGAACGGCGGCAAGGTGTCGAAGCTGGAGAGCCTGAGGCTGAGCTTGTCGAGGGcgcggggcggcggtggcgggcagTCTTCGTCCACCACGGCGCGgccgggaggtggcggcggcggcggagccaacGCGTCGTCGCCCCACAGgctgtcctcttcctcgtcgtccacgGCGTCACCGCCGAGCTCGTGCGTGTCGTCGGAGGGCAGCCCGGACGCGGCGGCCGGGCCGCCCATGGTCCTGGCGGGGTGCCCCCGGTGCATGATGTACGTGATGCTGTCCCGGGAGGACCCGCGGTGCCCTCGCTGCCACAGCGCCGTGCTGCTCGACTTCAACGACGATGAGCAGCGCCGCCCACGCCAGCGCCGGTGA